The Gloeobacter violaceus PCC 7421 DNA window GCCGACGGCACCCCCTTCGACGCCGACGACCCGCTGGGTTACCTCAAGGCGCTTGAGATCAAAAGCGATGTCTATATCGCCGAGGTGCCCTTGCCCGCAAGCCTCGCCGCCGCCCGCTGACGCACTCTACCTACGAGCACTGCTATGATCGCCAATTCCGTCTCGCTCGAACCGCTGCTGGCCATCCGCAACGTCAGCAAATCGTTCCCGACCCCGAACGGCCCCTACACGGTGCTGGAGGACGTCAATCTCGCCGTGCGCCAGGGCGAATTCGTCTGCATCATCGGTCATTCCGGCTGCGGCAAGACGACCCTGCTCAACATGGTGGCGGGCTTTGCCACCCCCACCACGGGCGAGGTGCTCCTGCGCTCCGAGCCCATCGCCCGGCCCGGCCCCGACCGGATGGTGGTCTTCCAGGGCTACGCGCTGCTGCCGTGGCTCACGGCCTTCGAGAATATTTATCTGGCCGTCGACGCGGTCTGGCCCACCAAGTCCAGAAGCGAAAAAACGACCATCGTGCAGACCAACCTGGCCCGGGTGGGCCTGTCGGATGCGGCCGAGAAAAAGCCCGCCCAACTGTCCGGCGGCATGAAGCAGCGCGTCGCCATTGCCCGGGCGCTTTCCATCCAACCGGAAGTACTGATTCTGGACGAACCTTTCGGCGCTCTTGACGCCATTACTAAAGAAGAACTCCAGGAGCAACTGCTGCAAATCTGGAACACCAGCCGCGCCACGGTGCTGATGATCACCCACGACATCGACGAGGCACTGTTTCTGGCCGATCGGCTGGTGATGATGACCAACGGTCCGGCCGCCCATATCGGCGAGGTACTGACGATTCCCTTTACCCGGCCGCGCAACCGCACCCGCATCATGGAAGACCCGCGCTACTACGACCTGCGCAACCACGCCCTGGATTTTCTTTATCGCCGCTTCGCCCACCAGAGCGACTAACGCTCGGGAGTCTTGG harbors:
- a CDS encoding nitrate ABC transporter ATP-binding protein (This model describes the ATP binding subunits of ATP-binding cassette (ABC) transporters for nitrate transport, or for bicarbonate transport, in bacteria and archaea.), with amino-acid sequence MIANSVSLEPLLAIRNVSKSFPTPNGPYTVLEDVNLAVRQGEFVCIIGHSGCGKTTLLNMVAGFATPTTGEVLLRSEPIARPGPDRMVVFQGYALLPWLTAFENIYLAVDAVWPTKSRSEKTTIVQTNLARVGLSDAAEKKPAQLSGGMKQRVAIARALSIQPEVLILDEPFGALDAITKEELQEQLLQIWNTSRATVLMITHDIDEALFLADRLVMMTNGPAAHIGEVLTIPFTRPRNRTRIMEDPRYYDLRNHALDFLYRRFAHQSD